In a genomic window of Corynebacterium coyleae:
- the pstC gene encoding phosphate ABC transporter permease subunit PstC — protein MADNDVAVAERTARTSGRVKRPGDRFFEIFSTASATLITVLVAAIGIFLLAQALPPLMRNDGGVLGFFTYGGPWQTADLDAMQFGIPNLFFSTVTISIIALIIAMPVALGVALFLSNYCPQRLVRPLGTLVDMLAAVPSIVYGLWGAQVLGPKLGKFYEWVNSWGGDFFLFATYQNSPPFSTARNVMTGGIVLAIMILPIIAATAREIFVQTPPGQIESALALGATRWEVIRMTVIPFGLSGFIAGSMLGLGRALGETMALYMAVAPANDFRGSLFDGGTTFATAIANAAAEFNNPVSAGAYIAAGLVLFLLTFVVNSIARAIVNKK, from the coding sequence GACGCGTGAAGCGCCCCGGAGACCGGTTCTTCGAAATCTTCTCCACAGCATCTGCAACGCTGATCACCGTCCTCGTTGCTGCCATTGGTATCTTCCTGCTCGCGCAGGCGCTGCCGCCGCTGATGCGTAACGACGGCGGCGTGCTCGGCTTCTTCACCTACGGTGGCCCGTGGCAGACCGCAGACCTGGACGCGATGCAGTTCGGTATTCCGAACCTGTTCTTCTCCACGGTGACCATCTCGATCATCGCGCTGATCATCGCGATGCCGGTCGCCCTCGGTGTTGCACTGTTCTTGTCCAACTACTGCCCGCAGCGCCTCGTGCGCCCGCTGGGCACCCTGGTGGACATGCTCGCCGCCGTGCCGTCGATCGTGTACGGCCTGTGGGGCGCTCAGGTGCTTGGTCCGAAGTTGGGCAAGTTCTACGAGTGGGTCAACAGCTGGGGCGGCGACTTCTTCCTGTTCGCCACCTACCAAAACTCCCCGCCGTTCTCCACGGCCCGCAACGTCATGACCGGTGGCATCGTGCTCGCCATCATGATCCTTCCGATCATCGCGGCAACCGCCCGCGAAATCTTCGTCCAGACCCCTCCGGGACAGATCGAGTCCGCACTTGCCCTCGGCGCAACGCGCTGGGAGGTCATCCGCATGACCGTCATCCCGTTCGGCCTGTCCGGCTTCATCGCAGGCTCCATGCTCGGCCTTGGCCGCGCACTGGGTGAGACCATGGCGCTCTACATGGCGGTCGCACCGGCAAACGATTTCCGCGGTTCGCTTTTCGACGGCGGCACCACCTTCGCAACCGCCATCGCCAACGCCGCAGCCGAGTTCAACAACCCGGTGTCCGCCGGCGCCTACATCGCAGCAGGCCTGGTGCTGTTCCTGCTGACCTTCGTCGTCAACTCGATCGCGCGTGCGATCGTCAACAAGAAATAA